The following proteins are encoded in a genomic region of Abyssisolibacter fermentans:
- a CDS encoding glutamine--tRNA ligase/YqeY domain fusion protein — translation MYDGIVNSNFIDKIVKKELEDGTIKKVITRFPPEPNGYLHIGSAYAINISYSLAKKYNGKFNLRFDDTNPVKEDIEYVKAIVEDFDWMGIDYGEHPYYGSDYTKQTYEYAKELIKKGKAYVCDLSPDEIREYRGTLTAVGKNSPYRERTIKENFELFELMKNGKFKEGEKVLRAKIDMSSSNIVLRDPVIFRILHKEHYRTGNKWCIYPMYDFAHPIQDYIEGVTHSLCSNEFINNRALYEWTLNNLDLEGNIPKQIEFGRMNLTGVVTSKRYLKKLVDSGILEGWDDPRLPTLKGLKRRGYTKEAIFDFLNEIGVPKSESTVDVSMLEHAIRQDLNNKVCGVMAVINPLKVIITNYDENKIEQLKAENNRNNDELGYRYMPLTREIYIERNDFSENPPKKYKRLVPGGEVRLKHGYFIKCNEIIKDEEGNITELHCTYDPETKSGTGFKGRKVKGTIHWVSASKGINSTIRLFEALFKEAPSMDRLLDTINPNSKKVVDNVIIEPAAIDLIKNGEKRFQFIRNGYFIIDDKLTTQDKMIFNEIVPLKSSF, via the coding sequence ATGTATGATGGTATAGTAAATAGTAATTTTATTGATAAAATTGTAAAGAAGGAATTAGAAGATGGTACTATAAAAAAAGTAATAACAAGATTTCCTCCCGAACCAAATGGATATCTTCATATAGGTAGTGCTTATGCTATAAATATTAGTTATTCACTAGCTAAAAAATATAATGGAAAATTCAATCTTCGTTTTGATGATACTAATCCTGTAAAAGAGGATATAGAATATGTAAAAGCTATTGTTGAAGATTTTGATTGGATGGGTATTGATTATGGAGAGCATCCTTACTATGGTTCTGATTACACGAAGCAAACTTATGAGTATGCCAAAGAGCTTATAAAAAAAGGCAAAGCATATGTATGTGATCTTTCACCTGATGAAATTAGGGAATATCGTGGTACATTAACAGCAGTTGGTAAAAATAGTCCATATAGAGAACGTACTATTAAGGAAAATTTTGAGCTCTTTGAATTGATGAAAAATGGGAAGTTTAAAGAAGGAGAAAAAGTTCTTAGGGCAAAAATTGATATGAGTAGTTCTAATATTGTTTTAAGAGATCCTGTTATATTTAGGATTTTACACAAAGAACACTATAGAACAGGGAACAAATGGTGTATATATCCAATGTATGATTTTGCTCATCCGATACAAGATTATATTGAAGGAGTAACACATTCATTATGTTCGAATGAGTTTATCAATAATAGAGCTCTTTATGAATGGACTTTAAATAATCTTGACTTAGAAGGGAATATACCAAAGCAAATTGAATTTGGCAGAATGAATTTAACAGGAGTTGTGACAAGTAAAAGATATCTAAAAAAATTAGTAGATAGTGGAATTTTAGAAGGATGGGATGACCCGAGACTACCAACATTAAAAGGTTTAAAAAGAAGAGGTTATACTAAGGAAGCAATTTTTGATTTTTTAAATGAAATAGGTGTTCCTAAGAGTGAAAGTACTGTTGATGTAAGTATGTTAGAACATGCAATAAGGCAAGACCTCAATAACAAAGTTTGTGGAGTTATGGCTGTTATTAATCCACTAAAAGTTATTATAACAAATTATGATGAAAATAAAATTGAGCAATTAAAAGCTGAAAATAATCGAAATAATGACGAACTAGGATATAGGTATATGCCTCTTACTAGAGAAATATACATTGAGCGAAATGATTTTAGTGAAAATCCACCTAAGAAATATAAAAGATTAGTGCCTGGGGGAGAAGTAAGACTAAAACATGGATATTTTATAAAATGCAATGAAATTATTAAAGATGAAGAAGGAAATATAACAGAACTTCATTGTACCTATGATCCAGAGACAAAGAGTGGAACAGGGTTTAAAGGTAGAAAAGTTAAAGGAACAATACATTGGGTAAGTGCTAGTAAGGGAATAAATAGTACTATCCGATTATTTGAAGCTTTATTCAAAGAAGCACCTTCTATGGATAGATTACTTGATACTATAAATCCAAATTCAAAAAAAGTGGTTGATAATGTTATAATTGAACCAGCTGCAATTGACTTAATAAAAAATGGAGAGAAAAGATTTCAATTTATACGAAATGGTTATTTTATAATTGATGACAAACTAACGACTCAAGATAAAATGATTTTTAATGAAATAGTACCATTAAAAAGTTCTTTTTAA
- a CDS encoding DinB family protein: MCDKKAVWNSNQKKLKELLKNKQRFNEFMDSCLYQHNMVHSSEMSGIEETTLEDDLWEGLTEAAFRTKVNNKGRTIAYGIWHSSRIEDITVNILLADDTQVINSDNWLDKMNVSICDTGNALSPEEILEFSRTINMNELKKYRQAVGRKTIEVLKKLTRDDLNKKIEKGRLKRVLDEGAVLNVEASMWLIDFWGKKNVAGILLMPVTRHNLVHFNESMAAKKKKH, from the coding sequence ATGTGTGATAAAAAAGCCGTATGGAATTCAAACCAAAAAAAATTAAAAGAGCTGCTAAAAAATAAACAAAGATTTAATGAGTTTATGGATTCATGCTTGTATCAGCATAATATGGTTCATTCTTCTGAAATGTCTGGTATTGAAGAAACAACCTTGGAAGATGATTTGTGGGAAGGATTGACTGAAGCTGCTTTTAGAACAAAAGTTAACAACAAAGGCAGAACTATAGCTTATGGAATATGGCATTCTTCAAGGATAGAAGACATAACTGTAAATATATTATTAGCTGATGATACACAAGTTATTAATTCAGATAATTGGCTTGATAAAATGAATGTAAGTATATGTGATACTGGCAATGCTTTGTCACCAGAAGAAATTCTAGAATTTAGTAGAACTATTAACATGAACGAATTAAAAAAATATAGGCAGGCTGTTGGAAGAAAAACAATTGAAGTATTAAAAAAACTAACAAGAGATGATCTTAATAAGAAGATTGAAAAGGGTAGATTAAAACGTGTTTTAGATGAAGGTGCAGTTTTAAATGTAGAAGCTTCAATGTGGCTTATTGATTTTTGGGGCAAAAAAAATGTTGCAGGAATATTGCTTATGCCTGTTACAAGACATAATTTAGTTCATTTTAATGAGTCAATGGCTGCTAAAAAGAAAAAGCATTAA
- a CDS encoding prolyl oligopeptidase family serine peptidase: protein MLEEKRCLNKMINQTMNYLIHLPSDYDALNNRKWPVILFLHGAGERGDNLDDIKKYGIHRYLDEKNLPFVVVSPQCPKDTFWDVHIKELNAIIDEIKEKYDIDSNKIYLVGISMGAFCAWNFAMQQTKLFSAMIVIAGGAMLPKYAYRIKHIPIWVVHGKNDKEVPVEESRKIVTVLKDLGANVKYTEYPNAGHELCTTIFENDEIYKWLLSK from the coding sequence ATGCTTGAGGAAAAAAGATGTTTAAACAAAATGATAAATCAAACTATGAATTATCTAATTCATTTACCAAGTGATTATGATGCTCTTAATAATAGAAAGTGGCCTGTTATTCTTTTTTTGCATGGAGCAGGAGAGAGAGGCGACAATTTAGATGATATAAAGAAGTATGGTATACATAGATATTTAGATGAAAAAAATCTACCATTTGTTGTTGTATCACCTCAGTGTCCTAAAGACACTTTTTGGGATGTTCATATAAAAGAATTAAATGCTATTATTGATGAAATAAAAGAAAAATATGATATAGATTCTAATAAAATCTATCTAGTAGGCATTAGCATGGGAGCATTTTGTGCATGGAATTTTGCCATGCAGCAGACAAAGTTATTTTCAGCTATGATAGTAATAGCTGGTGGTGCAATGCTACCTAAATATGCTTATAGAATAAAGCATATCCCTATCTGGGTTGTACATGGAAAAAACGATAAAGAAGTTCCTGTTGAAGAATCCAGAAAAATAGTTACTGTCTTAAAGGATTTAGGTGCAAATGTGAAATATACAGAATATCCAAATGCAGGACATGAACTTTGTACGACAATATTTGAAAATGATGAAATATACAAGTGGCTGTTGTCAAAATGA
- a CDS encoding DUF6512 family protein — protein MKNKFNLWYIIKSSFVIFILASCIHSLYDLTGFGFLKPFVPVNESVWEHLKMIFYAGLVYGVIEYLRSFRNYENFFVARGISTIIMTALIPLFHYGYTYFTGRSIVWVDILITYIIVFIGQLIFRKIITNPKSFKKYNKLIFLLIILIVILFSYFTYYPPNLKIFIPES, from the coding sequence ATGAAGAATAAATTTAATTTATGGTATATAATAAAAAGTTCATTTGTCATTTTCATACTAGCATCATGCATTCACAGTCTTTATGATTTAACAGGTTTTGGCTTTCTAAAGCCTTTTGTTCCAGTTAATGAAAGTGTTTGGGAACATCTAAAGATGATATTTTATGCTGGTTTAGTTTATGGTGTCATAGAATATTTACGTAGTTTTAGGAACTATGAAAATTTCTTTGTTGCTAGAGGAATATCAACTATTATAATGACAGCTTTAATACCCTTATTTCACTATGGTTATACATATTTTACTGGTAGAAGCATCGTTTGGGTTGATATTCTAATAACCTACATAATAGTATTTATAGGTCAGCTTATTTTTAGAAAAATTATTACCAACCCTAAGAGTTTTAAGAAGTATAACAAGTTAATATTTTTATTAATAATTCTTATTGTGATATTATTTTCATATTTTACATATTACCCACCTAATCTAAAGATATTTATACCTGAATCTTAA